A region of the Microcystis aeruginosa FD4 genome:
ACAGGCACTGGTTCTCAGTCGGATGCGTAGCTTAGGTTGGATTACCCCCGCACAGGAAGAGGCCGCTTTCAAGGAACCTCTGAAACTGGGTAAACCCACCGCTTGGCAAGAAAGTAAATTACCCTACGTTACCGATGCAGTGGTGGCAGAATTGCGGCAAAAATTTGGCAAGGAAACCCTCACTAAAGGGGGAATGCGGATTCAAACCACGATCGATCTCGACTTTCAAAACATGGCCGAATCTACCATTCAAAAGGCCTATAATAGCTTGCGTGGTCGCGGTATTCGCACCAAAGACCTACAAATTTCTCTAGTTGCGGTGGATCCCCGCACCCATTTCGTCAAGGCTCTCGTCGGTGGCGTTGATTACAATAAAAGTCAATTAAACCGCGCTATTCAATCCCGTCGTCAACCGGGGTCAGCTTTTAAACCTTTCGTCTATTATACTGCCTTCGCTAGTGGTCGTTTTACCCCCGAAACGGTGGTTAATGATGCTCCCATCCGTTTTCGCGAGGCCGGCGGCTTCTATAGCCCAAAAAACTACGGTGGCGGCTTTTCTGGTCCGGTTTCCCTGCGTAGCGCTCTTATGAAATCTCTTAACATCCCCGCAGTTATTCTCGGTCGTCGCGTCGGGTTGAATAAAGTCATTGAAGTCTGTCGTCTGTTGGGTTTCGAGAGTCCTTTAATTGCCGTCACATCTTTACCTTTAGGTTCCGTGGATGTGACTCCTCTGGAAATGGCGGGAGCTTACGCTACTTTTGCCAGTAATGGCTGGCATTCTGAGCCTACCTTTATCATGCGTGTTACTGATAGTCGCGGTAACGTCATGCTCGATAATACACCCAAACCGAAGCTAGTTTTAGACCCCTGGGCCACCGCTTCTCTTAATTCTGTGTTACAGGGTGTAATACAAGGTGGTACAGCAACCTCAGCCCAAATCGGTCGTCCGGCAGCGGGAAAAACTGGTACTACCGATAACGAGAAAAATGTCTGGTTTGTCGGTTATGTTCCCCAATTAGCCACCGCAGTGTGGATTGGAGATGACCGAAACCGCACTTTAGGTAAAGGTATCACCGGTGGTGGTTTTGCCGCTCCCATTTGGCGCGATTTCATGGCACAAGCTCTGAAAAATGAACGAGTAGAATATTTTCCTTCTCCTTCTAAATTCCGCAAACCAACGGTTAAGTAGATAGTTAATCTAATTGGTTTGAGCGTAATTTATCGATCGAGTAAAGGTGGCTATGTTAAAAATGAAACCCACGCTTTGAGCCTTCAGGTTTCCTACGATTAATAGGTAAGTTACCATGAGTACCATTCAAGTTCAAATTCCCGACTCATTACAGAAAAGTTTAGATGATCTAGCGGCTCGTGAGGGAATTTCGATCGATCAATTTATCTCTACTGCGATCGCTGAGAAACTTTCAGCGTTGATGACAGAAAATTACCTAATAGAAAAGGCCAAAAAGGGAAGTCGAGAAAAGTATGAGGCAATCTTAACAAAAGTTCCCGATGTTGAGCCAGAAGCCTATGACCGGCTGCCGACTGTCTGACATATCACTGCACCCGACTTTCTGCTAGACTTTGACAAGGCGGGTGAGTTCAACCTTTAGGCCGTCTTTTAATCTAATTAATTTGATCGTAATTTCATAATATGAGCGAAGTCTTGAATTTGACTGGATTTATAAGAGATGTAAAATATACAGCCTGTCTAACAGAATCTTTAGACAGAGTATGTTTGGAACAATTTGATGTTAATGAATCCAGAGCTTATGGAATTATAGAGGCACAAAATACAGAAGTCGCTTATTCCAAGTGGGTTTCCCCTAAGCGAACCAGAAGTTATCCATTTGCCAGAATTTATAACACATATAATGCGTCAAAAATATTGACAATAATACCGATTATTAAAGATGAGGGAAGAGATGGAGACTTAGATAAGCTTCAATATTCTACAGTTTCATGGATGAATTTACTCAATATATATATAGTTCTTGGATACTATGAAAATGCGGAGAAAAGTCAAAAAACGAAACAGGAAAATAAACACAAACTTACCAAACAAAAGTTTAATAATGAATTTATTAAGAATCAAATAAAAGAAATTTTAAATTACAAGCAAAGTGCTTTACATTGGAATAAAAGTTTATTAGAAGAAAAGTTTACTTCGACTTTTCAACAGGCTCTTAATTCTTATAAAAATATCTCTGACAATACTGGTGTTTTTACTCATTCTCAAGCTAGTATGGGACAATATCTAAAAGCAGTTATGCTTGATTTTGAAGAATTCAAAAATATATCTCTAAAAGGCTCTAAAATGGCAAGTGAAAGGGAATCAGTTACAGTACATAAACATGAATATTTAGTCGATGGAAGGAAAGCAAACTTCTGTATTGAAAACTATTTGGGAGGAACTTATTATCTAGCACCAGACGAAATTTTATATATAAAAGATCAATATTACATTCAGGAGTCTAAAAATTCTACAAGGAAGGGGCTGCCAGATTTAACTGATATACAAGATGGTCTTTTTAAATTAATTCTGTATTCCAATATAGACTCCATTAATTTAAATAATCAACCCATAAATTTTGTGTCAAAGTTAAAACTTACAGGTAAAGGTATTAAAGACAAAATTACTTTACCTTGTCAATTGGAAAATCTAGAAAAATTTCTTGTGTTAAACTCGGATAATCTGAAGGAGAGAGAGCAGGAAATAATTAGAAAGCTTTTAGTTGAAGTTCAAACCAATAAAAAGCTCGAAATCGAGATAGGATCTAATTAGTAAATAAAATGTCAAAAATTAAAAGTCCCTTGCGTTATCCGGGGGGGAAATCCCGGGCAATTAAGCAAATTCTGCCGCAAATTCCTGTGAATATTAGGGAATATCGAGAACCTTTTTTTGGTGGTGGTTCTGTGTTTTTTGCTGTTAAGCAACTCTTTGGACAGCAAATAAAAACCTATTGGATTAATGACTTAAATTATGATTTATATTGTTTCTGGCAATGCGCTCAAGAAAATATTGAGTTATTGGTAGCAAAAATAACAGAAATTAAACAGAAATATGATAGCGGACGAGAATTATTTCAAGATTTGACAAGGGAAGATTTAAAGTTAACCGACTTTGAGAAAGCGGTGCGTTTTTTTATCTTAAATCGGATTACTTTTTCGGGAACAGTGGATTCGGGGGGGTATTCTCAAGCAGCTTTTACCAGTAGATTTACTGATTCATCGATAGCCAGATTAACTCAAATTGCGCCGTTATTAGCATCGGTAACAATTACTAACCAAGACTACGAAGAATTATTATTTGCTGAGGGAAAAGACGTTTTTATCTTTCTCGATCCCCCCTACTATAGTGCCACAAAATCCCGTTTGTACGGTGTAAGAGGGAATTTACATACCAGCTTCGATCATCAACGTTTTGCCGATAATATGCGTCAATGTCAGGCTAAATGGTTAATTACCTACGATGATTGTCCAGAGATACGAAAACTATTTAATTTTGCCCATATTATCGAGTGGAATCTTCAGTATGGCATGAATAATTATAAACAAGGACAGGCAGCAGCGGGGAGAGAATTAATGATCAAAAATTATTAGTGCCATGCCGAAGGCACTGAGTAGCAGTAAGCTAATTTTATAGGTTGGGTTGACAACTGTTACCCAACACCCTCGAAAGCAAGAGGCTCTTCTAGGTTTTGTGTGAGCATGGTATAATGGTAATACAGAACAGGAGGTGGGTTATGTGGATAAATTTTGATCAACTCCTCGATTTACCAAATGTAACAGTGGTCAATTATCAAAAAATTGCTCAGACAATTTCCCTAAAGCTTGCTCTTTTAAATGAAACAATTGAATGTCCGAATTGCCATCAAATCTTGGACAGAATCAATCAGACAGAGTATAATCTAGTCAGAGATTTATAATCAAGTCACAAAAAAAACCTTTGCTTGAACCGATGACGACTTCCTTGACTCAGGGTATCACCCTTGAAGATTTCCTCAAATTGCCATATTTGGAGGATTCTCCAGCATGGGAATACTTGCATGGAGTCGCAATTCAGAAACCGATGCCTAAGACTCGACACTCTATCCTACAAAAACGTCTTTTAGCTGAGGTTGACAGCCACACTGTTGATTATACAGCTTTACCTGAGTTGCGATGTACCTTCGGCGGGCGTTCGATCGTTCCTGATGTTGCGGTAATTGCATGGAATCGAATTAACCTCAATCAAGCAGGTGAACCGGAGGACGACTTTAGGGAAGCACCTGATTGGACTATCGAAATTCTTTCACCGGATCAAAAGGTAAACCGTGTAATTGACAACATTCTACATTGTTTAAAACATGGCAGTAAATTAGGATGGATGCTTGATCCAGATGATTATTCTGTTTTAATGTTTACGGACCAACAAGAGCCAGAAGTTTGCAGAGGGGATCACCAGCTTAAGGTAATTGCAGGGGTTCAGTTGACACTGACTCCACAACAAATCTTTGCATGGCTAAAAGTTGGTCAAGCTAGACAAAGTAAGTAAAAGTCTGGGGAGAAGCACGAGGACTAATATGAATTGATGGGAAATTAAATTTATGTGGGAAGATGAAATTCTTGAAGAATTACACAGAATACGGGAAGAACACGCCAAATCTTTTAATTATGATTTCAAGGCTATATTTGCTGAGGCGTTAGATTAGAGCCTGCCCTGAGCCAAGTCGAAGGGGTGGTACAGCAGTCCCTAAGTCTGGTTAATCTTCCAGTTCGATCGCATATTGTTCGATCCAATCGGTCAATCTGGCGAAACCCTCCTCATAGGTTTCGAGAGCGCCCGCAAGACCGCGAAAGAAAGTGACCGTTTCTGCTTCACTGGCGTTCAAGCGATAGCCGTTCTTTCGCAAAAAAATTGAAACGGTGGCCAGAGCTATACGTTTATTGCCATCGCAGAAGCAATGATTTTTGATAAAACCGTAGCCATAGGCCGCCGCTAACTTAAAAATCGATGATTCAGGTTCGTACTGAAAAAAGAATTTTGGCTTATTGACAGTGGATTCCAACAGGGTTGGGTTTAAAACTCCTGGAGTCCCTCCGGTTCGAGCGATTAAAGTTTCCTGAATCACCTGAACCGCATCACTCGATAACCATTTCGGTTCCTCGATCATTATTTGGCGAGTTCCTTAAAGGCGTTGCGGTACTGAGAGTAAGTATCTTCAAAAGCTTTCATGGTTTCTTCAAAATCGGGATCAAAGCCAGAAATTCTGTATCCATCTGGCGATTCCGTGATATAAATCTGATCTCCTTCCTCTACGTTCAGTCGGGATAAAACCTCTTTCGGTAAGATCACACCTATGGAATTGCCGATTTTTCGGAGCGTTAGACTTGTCATAACCTATGACCTTCCGTAATTATGTTATGACAAATGTTATAACATAACTAACTGCCCAAACGGAATTTTTTTAGAGAAAGACGTTGCCCTCTTATTGACGAGTAGAACAAAAGTATCGTGAAAGTTAACGGTAACGGACAGGCCAAGATGCCGAACCGGCTGTGCCGTTACACGCGAGAGGAACAGGAAAAAATATTAGACACCCATCCCTTCTTTACTGGCATCTGTCCCGATTGTAAACATATCTTTACCACCAGTCCGGCCCCGCGAGAGCCTTGGCAATGCCCGGAATGCGGCTGGAGAGAGAAAGATTAGTCGAAGTAAGAAGATTTAACCCGAACTTCGGTGCGAAAGAGAATGATCGAGTCCATTAAGATAAATATTAGCAAAAAACTGACTGGTTAAATTACCGATGGGCAGACCTCTTTTTCGTTCTAAAGGAGTCAGCAAGTCATCGCTGGGGAAGTAATCGATGACAGTTTCCTGTTCGTTGCTATTATCGATAATAGTATCGATCAACCAGAGGGTATCGGGACATTTAATTTTGCGCCGTATCAGTCCCTTAAGGATTTCATGGTCGAGGGAAGGAAAGTATTTCTTGATGTCGCACTGAAGGATATAAGAGCTAGAGCGGGCAAAGCGGATGAATCGCCTCAAAGCTCTATGAGTTCCAAATCCAACCCGATTGGCATAGGAATCATGAATAAAAGTGCGCTCGAAAATAGGAGCAATGATATTACATAGAGCGTGATGGACTACTCTATCCCGATAAGGTGCGGCCGATATCAGGCGACTTTTGGGGTCTATGATGTGGAAGGTTCGATAGGCTCCAGGATGATAATTTTTATCCTTTAGCTCCCTTTGCAATTGCATCAGTTCCCTTTCCAGATTAAAATTAAAATCTAGAACGTTATCCCTAAAACGCTTGCCCGATTGTGCTTTACGAGCGGCAAGAAATAGATTATCAAATTCGATAATTTGGGAATAGAGATTACCGTAACGCTTCATTTAAATTTCCGATGATAACAATAAATTAATCTGGTTTCGCTTCTCGTTCACGTTGGGTTTTAATCCAGTTGCCTAATTCTCCTCCCAATTCATCAATTAACTGACTGACGTATTCATAGCGTTTCAGATCGATCAACTTAAAATCTAATAACAGTCGGTTCTGATGTCTGAGAACAGCTAATTCGGTATTGATATATTCAAGTTTGGCAAGCTTACTTTTGGCAAATTTAGCCCTGATTAAATTCTCTAATATGTTATAAAGTTGGTTGATTACCCTGTCCCCTATCGTGAACTTGTGAACCCTGGGAAAACGCTCTATAATCGGAACGTACCACTTTACCAAATCATAACACTTTTGAATCACCGATAATTCTTTCATTGCCTTAATAACTGAACTTCCCCCGTATAAACATACTAGCTATGGCTAAAAGTCTTACAGAGCCTGAGTTAAAGCAATATAATACTAATGGACTACTGGACACAAAATCCTGAAGTCCTTACGCAGATAGGGTTTGAGGCAAAATTTTTCAAATTTGACCTTTCGACCATTATAGCTTGTTTCGGGGCAGAAAACCAGCAAAAACATGGCTACAGAGCGAATCCCTTACTCTAGAGATTAATGACACTATCTGTTAAAATCAGGTTAGCGATCACTATACAGCCAACTCTAGGTCATCGCTCTACTCCAGATACAGTCAACGGTACAGCCATTTTCAAGCGAAAAATGTACCCAGTAGCCCCTTTTCAATTTTTTCTGAGAAGCGACCTGCGGTAAGGGTTTTGTTAATTTTTTAGTATTTCTGTATGGGGGAAGTCCAGTAATAAAATTTAACATTAACGCCAATTTTCCGCAAAAAATCGACCCGCCGTGAGGCGGGAAAGAAAAGAAAAGAGAAAAAATAGGGAATGAGGGTAAAAAGGGAAAAAAGAGAAAAAGGGTTACAGAGTCCTCCCGGCACCGCACACCACGCGAAAACTGACGGTGTTGTCGTAGGCGCGGCGGTAGTTGTAGAATCGGTAAGCGGAACGGCAGTAATAGGGATTGAGGTACCAAGAACCGCCCCGCAGAGGAGAACAATTATCATTCCCATTTTCTATCCAGACACTGCCATCCGTCGGCGCACCATCATAATTATCATGCCAGTCATCAGCGCACCATTCCCAAACATTGCCGTGCATATCGTACAAACCGAAGGCATTGGGGGGAAATTGTCCCACGGGAGTCGTTTCTTCTCGATCTTCTCCTTTGGGTTCATCTGCATAAGTTTTAGTAGCATTATAATTAGCTAAATCTCCCGTGATAGTTTCCCCAAAGTGAAAGGCTGTTGTTGTCCCCGCTCTACAGGCATATTCCCATTCTGCTTCGCTCGGTAGCCGGTATTCCCTTCCCGTCAACTTGGATAATCTCCCACAGAACTCGATCGCATCGTACCAGTTGACTTTTTCCACGGGACGGCGATCGCTATCGGGACGGTCTTTAAAATAGGCTGGGTTAGATTCAAGGTCTTGTTTAACTTTTAAATCGGCACGGGAGGCGATCGCTTGCCACTGCGCTTGGGTAATGGGATATTTACCCATGTAGAAAGAGGGAAGGGTAACTTGATGTTGATGTTTTTCCCGGCTAAAGTACTGCCAATCAAATTTCTTCACCAGTCTTTCGATTTCCTCGTCTTCTGTTCCCATCATAAATTCGCCACCTGGGATGGCAACCAGATCGAGAATAACTTCGCCAGAGAGAGTTTCAGTGAAATATTGCGCTTGTTTAAGCTCTTGTTTGATTTCTTTGCCCCTACTGTTGATGGTAATAGTTTCAAACTCAAATTGATCTTCACTTCCTTGTGCCAAAGATTGAACAGTTCTAAATGATCCTCTAGAAGCCAAAGCTGCAATGGCATTTCTCACTAAATCTTCTCCCTCTCGATCTTGATTTCTTTGGGCGGCTGAAGCAGCCAAGCGCAATCTAACTAAAGGGTCTTGATTCGCTTCAATCCAGCGCCAATAAGGACTTAATGAAGCTGTCATCCTCGCACTGCGACAGATTTGCTCTGAACTCAATTCACTCTCATAGCCCCATTGAAGAAACAAGATTAAATTTGAATTTTCTTGCAGAAGTAATTGCTGTCCCTTTTTATCATCTTTATTATCAAAAAGCCTGAGAACTATGTCACAGAAATTGCTATAATAAAAATCTAAAACAAGAGGCGCAAGATCGTCAATTCCTCTTCCTTGCTGCAATTTACTTTTTGCGTAAGTGCGGGCAGGTTCGGGTAAAGTTAATCTCCAGTCAGAAGCAGTAAGAGACTTTTCTGCCATTGAAAACTTAAGCAACTCCCCCAAAGCTTTCTGACCACTTCTTCCCCCAATAGCTCTAGCCAAATCACGACTCAAGCCACTCGGAAAGAAAGCCAATAAAGGAAATATATCTTGACCCTCTACCGATAACACTTCAAAAGAACGCTCTAAAGTTATTCGCAAGCTTCTTTCTTTTCTTTCTTCCGAAGAATAAGAATCAAGAATTTCCATCGGTTCAATGTTTAATTCTTCACACAATATCTTGAGAGTAAATTGATTTTCTCTCATATAAGATGCCGCTAGTTTTATAGGTAAGGGATAACCATCAAGAAACTTGATTAAAAGATTAAAATCTTCCTCCAAATCTTCATTATCTCCCCATTGAGCTTGTGAGGGAGCATACTTTCTAAATATTTTTATTGTTTCTGATACTCCCATACTGCAAACTTCTTCTTGATGGCAATAAAGAATGTCCCTGACTAGAGAATCACGGGAAGTCAGCAGCAATCTTAAATTAGGACATTGTTCTAATAGCAAGTTCAAAAGGTCAATTAGTTCATTGGATTCTTTCTCAATCAATCTATCCAAATCATCGAGAATCAAAAAAATCCTACTATTTCTTAATTCTCTCTCTAAAACAAAACTCTTTAATCCAAGACTCTGTTGAACTTTAGTAATTAGCGTTCCTACAGAATCAGTATCGCGCAAACTAATAAACCAAACTCCATCACGATAGCGTTCTCGTTCATGTAACCACCTACCAATGGCATAAGCTAAGGCTGTTTTGCCTATTCCTCCCATACCATGCAGGGCAAGACAGCGTTGTTCTTTTTCTACCAGAACTTTAATTACTTGATGTATTTCTTGTCTGCGTCCGACAAAGTTGGGATCGTCACGGGAAATATTAGTATTTGACCACTGGGGATAGATAACACTGCGAGAATTGGCTGGTTCTATGATCAGTGATTTATTGTGGGAAGATTGGGGTAATAATCGAAATTTAAAAGCTTCATCGAAATTAACTCCTAGCTCAAAAGTTTCAGCGTTAAAGATTGTTTTTAATTTATCATCAAGTTTAACTGCATTGCGACTCACTAAAAAAGCATTAACAATCTCATCTTGATTGAATAATGCTTGATAAAGTCGTTGCGAGAAGCATCGGGCCGCTACATCGAGAATTTTATCCTCAGCGTCAATTCCTATCACATGAGGCACTCCAGCTTTAACAAAAGCTAGGGCTAGTTTTTCTGAATGACAGGCATTTAATAAAGCTAATTGACAAGGTGGTTGCTTCTGATTTGATAAAGCAATTTCTAGTTCTTTTTCAGTAAAAGAACGAGTAATTCCCACCTCATCTTCTAACACTAGGGCTGTACTATCCACCTCTCTCATTCCATGACCAATGAAATGAATAATTAGTGGTTTGACCCGACTGGAAAAGGCATCTTGCAGCGTCTTGGATGTGGCTACTTTAACTACTATCTCCACTGCTATAGGATGAGATATATCCTCTAATACTGAAGCGATCGCTTCAATTTCTGGCTGAATTGCTAAATTCTCTACTGGTTCTAAGTCTTCTTTGAGTAGAGGGGCTGAAAATAAGATGAGAATTTGATTACTGAAGGAATTATCTTGTCGAGTAACTTTTTCTTCCCCTGTAATAACAGGATATAAGGAATTATCTTGTCGAGTAACTTTTTCTTCCCCTGTAATAACAGGATATTTTGTGACTACTTGCGAGACAACCATTCTACTATCTCCTCATCGGTAGCTTTACTAATATCTAGGGGAGGACGTTGGGGATGTTCTAGCCTCCCCTTTGGTTCTATTCCTTTTAAGCGCAGTTCTCGTCGCCAATTATTAATCGTCTTAGCGAATTTGATGCTGTATTCTATCAAATTGGCAGTAGCTGCTAACCCTCCAACTACTGTAGCTACAAAAGCTACGTCATCTGCACCTAACACGCGACTTGGAAATTTCTGTGCCTTAATTGAATTGATCAGTAAAGATGTTTCTAAAGAGTCTATTTCATCGGGAGGAAGTTGGGATGAAATCGTTACGCTACACAGGGGAATTTCACTCATTTGCACCTCCAATAAATCTAGCTTTGAGCAATACTTGTAGTTCTTTAACTTTAGTTTCCAACTCAGCTACTCGCTGACTCAACGGCACAGTCTCGGCACAGCCTAGGTATTGAGAGATCGCACTGACGATCACATCCGTCTTGGACGTGCCAACCCGCTCGACGTACTGGTTGAGTTCGGCGAGGAGGGGTGGGGGAATTCGGACGGCGATTTGTGGTCTGCCCACAACAACCACATTTCCCACCCCGCCATGCTACCAAACGTATGGCCAAATGTCACCCCCCCATTCATTTTTTTTAACGAACGGTCGGACAACGAGCCACTATCGAGTGCCATCCTACAGTTATTCGCTAGAAACAATGCAGGACAAAAGTTACAGCAAATTTTAAAAACCTTTCCTTAAAAAATTAAACGGTGGTGATTCGGTAGTAGTGATGGCGGCTTAATCCTTTGCTTTGCTGTGCATTGTAGTCATGGATAAAATACCAAAGGGTTCCCCAACGTGATTCTCCATTTTTT
Encoded here:
- a CDS encoding transglycosylase domain-containing protein, producing the protein MSTSTLGNQDKEQKPSSDSDSFFQGVSRVAGGTVLGLLMVSTAVVTGAVVGLAISYRNLPDVRILQGYVPTETSYIYDVKGRPLTSLHGEANREVVELDQISPNLKRAVMAIEDSHFYHHRGINPNSIGRAVVANWKSGGVVEGASTITMQLVKNIFLSHQRTVSRKLAEAVLAVRVEQVFSKNDILEMYLNNIYWGHNNYGVQTAAKSYFNKPAAQLNLAESAMMAGLIQAPEVYSPFNNYKTAKERQALVLSRMRSLGWITPAQEEAAFKEPLKLGKPTAWQESKLPYVTDAVVAELRQKFGKETLTKGGMRIQTTIDLDFQNMAESTIQKAYNSLRGRGIRTKDLQISLVAVDPRTHFVKALVGGVDYNKSQLNRAIQSRRQPGSAFKPFVYYTAFASGRFTPETVVNDAPIRFREAGGFYSPKNYGGGFSGPVSLRSALMKSLNIPAVILGRRVGLNKVIEVCRLLGFESPLIAVTSLPLGSVDVTPLEMAGAYATFASNGWHSEPTFIMRVTDSRGNVMLDNTPKPKLVLDPWATASLNSVLQGVIQGGTATSAQIGRPAAGKTGTTDNEKNVWFVGYVPQLATAVWIGDDRNRTLGKGITGGGFAAPIWRDFMAQALKNERVEYFPSPSKFRKPTVK
- a CDS encoding toxin-antitoxin system HicB family antitoxin → MSTIQVQIPDSLQKSLDDLAAREGISIDQFISTAIAEKLSALMTENYLIEKAKKGSREKYEAILTKVPDVEPEAYDRLPTV
- a CDS encoding DNA adenine methylase codes for the protein MSKIKSPLRYPGGKSRAIKQILPQIPVNIREYREPFFGGGSVFFAVKQLFGQQIKTYWINDLNYDLYCFWQCAQENIELLVAKITEIKQKYDSGRELFQDLTREDLKLTDFEKAVRFFILNRITFSGTVDSGGYSQAAFTSRFTDSSIARLTQIAPLLASVTITNQDYEELLFAEGKDVFIFLDPPYYSATKSRLYGVRGNLHTSFDHQRFADNMRQCQAKWLITYDDCPEIRKLFNFAHIIEWNLQYGMNNYKQGQAAAGRELMIKNY
- a CDS encoding Uma2 family endonuclease is translated as MTTSLTQGITLEDFLKLPYLEDSPAWEYLHGVAIQKPMPKTRHSILQKRLLAEVDSHTVDYTALPELRCTFGGRSIVPDVAVIAWNRINLNQAGEPEDDFREAPDWTIEILSPDQKVNRVIDNILHCLKHGSKLGWMLDPDDYSVLMFTDQQEPEVCRGDHQLKVIAGVQLTLTPQQIFAWLKVGQARQSK
- a CDS encoding type II toxin-antitoxin system death-on-curing family toxin, with the translated sequence MIEEPKWLSSDAVQVIQETLIARTGGTPGVLNPTLLESTVNKPKFFFQYEPESSIFKLAAAYGYGFIKNHCFCDGNKRIALATVSIFLRKNGYRLNASEAETVTFFRGLAGALETYEEGFARLTDWIEQYAIELED
- a CDS encoding AbrB/MazE/SpoVT family DNA-binding domain-containing protein, encoding MTSLTLRKIGNSIGVILPKEVLSRLNVEEGDQIYITESPDGYRISGFDPDFEETMKAFEDTYSQYRNAFKELAK
- a CDS encoding reverse transcriptase domain-containing protein, translated to MKRYGNLYSQIIEFDNLFLAARKAQSGKRFRDNVLDFNFNLERELMQLQRELKDKNYHPGAYRTFHIIDPKSRLISAAPYRDRVVHHALCNIIAPIFERTFIHDSYANRVGFGTHRALRRFIRFARSSSYILQCDIKKYFPSLDHEILKGLIRRKIKCPDTLWLIDTIIDNSNEQETVIDYFPSDDLLTPLERKRGLPIGNLTSQFFANIYLNGLDHSLSHRSSG
- the avd gene encoding diversity-generating retroelement protein Avd; this translates as MKELSVIQKCYDLVKWYVPIIERFPRVHKFTIGDRVINQLYNILENLIRAKFAKSKLAKLEYINTELAVLRHQNRLLLDFKLIDLKRYEYVSQLIDELGGELGNWIKTQREREAKPD
- a CDS encoding DNA-binding domain-containing protein, with translation MGRPQIAVRIPPPLLAELNQYVERVGTSKTDVIVSAISQYLGCAETVPLSQRVAELETKVKELQVLLKARFIGGANE